From a region of the Parus major isolate Abel chromosome 6, Parus_major1.1, whole genome shotgun sequence genome:
- the LOC107206719 gene encoding dual specificity protein phosphatase 13-like: MPHTRYSSSLTSSSSYETPALSDLQQLLWLRGGADNHVDQVWPNIYLGDEWAARSKTTLQSLNITHILNAADGPCSINTGAKYYADLQIEYYGVEAFDDPSFNISVFFYDAANFIGKALNSSGGKVLVHCAMGVSRSATLVLAFLMIHENMTLVDALKTVSTRRNICPNSGFLSQLRDLDIKLNEERKRTRASAIRGL, translated from the exons ATGCCTCACACCAGATACTCTTCATCTCTGACCAGCAGCTCTTCCTATGAAACACCGGCACTATCAgacctccagcagctcctgtggctcaGAGGAGGAGCTGATAATCATGTGGACCAAGTCTGGCCAAATATCTACCTGGGAGATGA GTGGGCTGCCAGGAGCAAAACTACACTTCAAAGCCTCAACATTACTCATATCCTTAATGCAGCAGATGGACCATGTAGCATCAACACGGGAGCCAAATATTATGCAGATCTGCAAATAGAGTACTATGGAGTAGAAGCATTTGATGATCCTTCCTTCAATATAAGTGTCTTCTTCTATGATGCTGCCAATTTCATAGGCAAGGCCTTAAACTCTTCAGGAG gaAAGGTGTTAGTTCACTGTGCCATGGGAGTGAGCCGCTCAGCAACTTTAGTGCTTGCCTTTTTAATGATCCATGAAAACATGACACTTGTGGATGCTCTGAAGACAGTGAGTACTCGCAGAAACATCTGCCCAAATTCAGGGTTCCTCAGCCAGCTCCGGGACTTGGACATTAAACTGaatgaagagaggaaaagaaccAGAGCATCTGCTATCAGAGGCCTGTAA